The following are from one region of the Hydrogenimonas sp. SS33 genome:
- a CDS encoding MBL fold metallo-hydrolase, with the protein MHITIVFDNYAYLEGFPTLWGFSCFIETDETTFLFDTGSNGRVLLKNMARLGVDLQKAEALVFSHPHWDHIGGVDSVLEVHPELRIFAPSSLSKHLIRDLNAQSLGVTVVGKEPREILPNVWSTGVMGEIGEQSVVIDTDKGLVVVTGCAHPGVENIAERAIEMLGKPIVLLMGGFHLMYSDASEIAAVIEKLETLGVQNVCPTHCSGDLAIAMFKEAFGDHSLQGGVGRVIEI; encoded by the coding sequence ATGCACATCACCATCGTATTCGACAATTACGCCTATCTCGAAGGTTTTCCCACGCTGTGGGGGTTTTCATGTTTCATCGAAACGGATGAGACCACTTTTCTTTTCGATACGGGAAGCAACGGGCGGGTGCTTTTGAAAAATATGGCACGGCTCGGGGTCGATCTTCAGAAGGCCGAGGCGTTGGTGTTTTCGCATCCGCACTGGGACCATATCGGCGGGGTCGATTCGGTGCTTGAAGTCCATCCGGAACTCAGGATTTTCGCGCCCTCTTCCCTTTCGAAGCATCTCATTCGGGATCTGAACGCCCAGAGCCTGGGGGTGACCGTCGTAGGCAAAGAGCCGCGGGAGATCCTGCCCAATGTCTGGTCCACGGGCGTGATGGGCGAGATTGGCGAGCAGTCGGTCGTGATCGATACCGACAAGGGGCTCGTCGTCGTGACGGGGTGCGCACATCCGGGTGTCGAAAACATCGCGGAACGCGCCATTGAGATGCTTGGCAAGCCTATTGTTCTTTTGATGGGAGGATTTCATCTGATGTATTCTGACGCTTCCGAAATCGCGGCAGTCATAGAGAAACTCGAGACTTTGGGTGTGCAGAATGTCTGCCCGACCCACTGCAGCGGCGATTTGGCCATTGCAATGTTCAAAGAGGCGTTCGGCGACCACTCTCTGCAAGGGGGCGTCGGAAGAGTCATCGAAATATGA
- a CDS encoding permease produces the protein MKRKRSFAKSLKKAFIALVAMLPMLLAVIGLVGLFQVFISKEMLASMFTGDPVRDTLTGTIAGAIAVGQALISYILGGELLQQGVSMYAVTAFILAWVTLGVVQLPAEAEVLGVRFTVYRNILAFISTIIVSVATVWTLGLFR, from the coding sequence ATGAAGCGAAAAAGAAGTTTCGCGAAGTCGCTGAAAAAGGCGTTCATCGCTCTGGTGGCGATGCTTCCGATGCTGCTGGCCGTCATCGGTCTTGTGGGGCTTTTTCAGGTTTTCATCTCCAAAGAGATGCTCGCCTCGATGTTCACGGGCGATCCTGTCCGGGATACGCTCACGGGGACGATCGCCGGTGCGATCGCCGTGGGGCAGGCGCTCATAAGCTACATACTCGGCGGGGAACTGTTGCAGCAGGGTGTGTCGATGTATGCGGTCACGGCCTTCATTCTGGCGTGGGTCACGCTCGGCGTCGTACAGCTTCCTGCCGAAGCGGAAGTGCTGGGCGTGCGTTTTACTGTTTACAGGAACATACTGGCCTTCATCTCGACGATCATCGTCTCCGTCGCCACCGTTTGGACGCTTGGACTATTTCGATGA
- a CDS encoding diacylglycerol kinase yields MRNQPDYHLFKNTRYALQGFVEVLHNETSFKIEVVGSVVIWVTLIFLSMPFWAKAVLGLSLFPVLIAELANSAIERVVDLVTQERRPLAKHAKDAGATMVLFSLIFTGGVWAVTLYLVYFAS; encoded by the coding sequence ATGAGAAACCAGCCCGACTACCACCTCTTCAAAAACACCCGCTATGCCCTGCAGGGGTTTGTGGAAGTGCTGCACAACGAAACCTCTTTCAAAATCGAAGTGGTCGGCAGCGTAGTGATCTGGGTGACGCTCATCTTCCTCTCCATGCCCTTCTGGGCCAAAGCGGTCCTGGGGCTCTCCCTCTTTCCCGTCCTTATCGCCGAACTGGCCAACAGCGCCATCGAACGGGTCGTCGACCTGGTAACACAGGAGCGCCGGCCTCTGGCCAAGCACGCCAAGGATGCCGGCGCCACGATGGTCCTTTTTTCCCTCATCTTTACCGGCGGCGTCTGGGCCGTCACCCTCTACCTGGTCTACTTCGCCTCCTGA
- a CDS encoding endonuclease/exonuclease/phosphatase family protein — protein MPTLLLLWLATMGALWGQTIKVASYNVENLFDLKKSGSEYTEYIPYTGYGWNEKAFAVKIRNISRVICDLRPDIIGLQEIESDEALRALQQGVKRCGWRMPYRAIADRKPTVVKTALLSRFPILSKREIDPDGSLHTRDILEVTVDVQRRPLTLFVNHWKSRSGPESRRIVSAKALIKRLAALPKGSDYILLGDFNSDWQEWRTLPDSPRLNDTHGLTGINHLLKTIRDDKPVTKRGIVWPYHYDLWLELPPQRRWSHNFYGHKNALDHLLLPASMFDDRGINYKDRSFRRFMPYYLFQNGAIFRWQIAKHRHGRHLDAGYSDHLPIYATFTTAPYVPAAASAPRARKKAPEGTPATPLHIADLYKMPLGWMNGVVENAVVIYKKGRVAILKEPGGRAILVYRDTGALREGMRYRVAVRKLYDYRGLREVTKLDVLEKLGKAEVGPLLLHSPKDLRDSRFVNEVVAEISGVYRRGVLHYGDGQKIRLYFKDRKRKPRNGARLSLKRVRVSLYRNRPELVAE, from the coding sequence GTGCCGACACTGCTACTACTCTGGCTCGCGACGATGGGGGCGCTCTGGGGCCAGACCATCAAAGTGGCCAGCTACAATGTGGAAAACCTCTTCGACCTCAAAAAGAGCGGCTCGGAGTACACCGAGTACATCCCCTACACCGGGTACGGCTGGAACGAAAAGGCTTTTGCCGTCAAAATCCGCAACATCTCGCGGGTCATCTGTGACCTCAGGCCCGACATCATCGGCCTGCAGGAGATCGAGAGCGACGAGGCGCTGCGGGCGTTGCAGCAGGGGGTGAAGCGGTGCGGCTGGCGCATGCCCTACCGGGCCATCGCCGACCGCAAGCCCACCGTGGTCAAAACCGCCCTCCTCTCCCGCTTTCCCATCCTCTCAAAAAGGGAGATCGACCCCGACGGGTCGCTGCATACGAGAGACATTCTGGAGGTGACGGTGGATGTGCAACGAAGGCCGCTGACGCTTTTTGTGAACCACTGGAAGTCGCGCAGCGGGCCGGAGAGCCGGCGGATCGTCAGCGCCAAAGCCCTGATAAAGCGCCTGGCGGCCTTGCCGAAGGGGAGCGACTACATTCTGCTGGGGGACTTCAACAGCGATTGGCAAGAGTGGCGCACCCTTCCCGACTCGCCGCGGCTCAACGACACCCACGGCCTTACCGGCATCAACCATCTTCTCAAAACCATCCGTGACGACAAGCCGGTGACGAAGCGGGGGATCGTTTGGCCCTACCACTACGATCTGTGGCTGGAGCTGCCGCCGCAGCGGCGCTGGTCCCACAACTTCTACGGCCACAAAAACGCCCTGGACCATCTTCTGCTGCCCGCTTCGATGTTCGACGACAGGGGCATCAACTACAAAGACCGGTCGTTTCGCCGCTTCATGCCCTACTATCTCTTCCAAAACGGCGCCATCTTCCGCTGGCAGATCGCCAAACACCGCCACGGCAGGCACTTAGACGCCGGCTACTCCGACCATCTGCCCATCTACGCCACCTTCACAACGGCCCCTTATGTCCCGGCGGCCGCTTCCGCGCCGCGCGCCCGGAAGAAAGCTCCCGAAGGCACACCCGCTACACCGCTACACATCGCTGACCTGTACAAAATGCCGCTTGGGTGGATGAACGGCGTCGTCGAGAATGCGGTGGTCATCTACAAAAAGGGGCGTGTCGCCATTCTTAAGGAGCCGGGAGGCCGGGCGATCCTGGTCTACCGCGATACGGGGGCCCTGCGGGAGGGGATGCGCTACAGAGTTGCCGTACGAAAGCTCTACGACTACCGGGGGCTTCGCGAAGTGACAAAACTCGATGTGCTTGAAAAACTGGGAAAAGCCGAAGTCGGGCCGCTGCTGCTCCATTCGCCGAAAGATTTGCGCGATTCGCGGTTCGTCAACGAAGTGGTGGCCGAAATTTCGGGTGTTTACAGAAGGGGGGTTCTCCATTACGGCGACGGCCAAAAGATACGCCTCTACTTCAAAGACCGGAAACGAAAGCCCCGCAACGGGGCGCGTCTCTCGCTCAAAAGGGTCCGCGTTTCCCTCTACCGCAACCGGCCGGAGCTGGTGGCGGAGTGA
- a CDS encoding HD domain-containing protein, with translation MIPNTDLYHKALRLAAWAHHGQVTKFGDPYVTHPVAASYEVLAAQAAGENFDVDLAAVVALLHDVVEKSDVTLKSIRKDFGKTVADGVAAMSKNEALPKEEQLRDSLLRILEQPREIAMAKLADRISSMLPPSSEWSLQKVMTIRDNAKMILQMLGEASPYLAKRLEKRIALYNRYLKEQA, from the coding sequence ATGATACCAAATACCGACCTCTATCACAAAGCGTTGCGGCTCGCCGCCTGGGCCCACCACGGGCAGGTGACCAAATTCGGTGATCCCTACGTCACTCATCCCGTAGCCGCCTCCTACGAGGTCCTCGCCGCCCAGGCGGCGGGAGAAAACTTCGACGTCGACCTGGCCGCCGTCGTCGCCCTTTTGCATGATGTGGTGGAAAAGAGCGATGTGACGCTCAAGTCGATCAGGAAGGATTTCGGCAAAACGGTCGCCGACGGGGTCGCGGCCATGAGCAAGAACGAAGCCCTCCCCAAAGAGGAGCAGCTGCGCGACTCGTTGCTGAGGATTCTCGAACAGCCCAGAGAGATCGCCATGGCGAAGCTGGCCGACCGCATCAGCAGTATGCTGCCCCCCTCGTCGGAGTGGAGCCTGCAGAAGGTCATGACCATCCGGGACAATGCAAAGATGATCCTGCAGATGCTGGGAGAGGCCTCCCCCTACCTGGCCAAACGCCTTGAAAAGCGCATTGCCCTCTACAACCGCTACTTGAAAGAGCAGGCATGA
- a CDS encoding sulfite exporter TauE/SafE family protein: MGSVELSTIFLVALLGSFGHCIGMCGGFVLAYTAAKVDAQWSKTHQFIAHLLYSLGRVTSYMIIGAIFGYMGQVVSFDTTAKGLLFIFVGILMLFIGLSLIGKIKFLNSIESSIAQSSWFGKLFRMVIHSKSLPSFYFMGMLNGFIPCGLVYFFATAAIVAGSALKGAIVMGVFGIATIPAMMGVGIFSSLIKGSANRQLVIKIAAVVVMLFGLFTSYKGYMMIVKPQLVHKKMQKMHEELKILPEVNVSAQEAK; encoded by the coding sequence ATGGGCAGTGTAGAACTGAGTACGATATTTCTGGTGGCGCTTCTGGGAAGTTTCGGCCACTGTATCGGCATGTGCGGGGGGTTCGTTCTGGCCTATACTGCGGCGAAAGTGGATGCGCAATGGTCGAAAACCCACCAATTCATCGCCCACCTCCTCTATTCGCTTGGTCGGGTGACCAGCTACATGATCATCGGGGCGATCTTCGGGTATATGGGCCAGGTGGTCAGTTTCGACACGACCGCCAAGGGGCTGCTCTTTATCTTCGTGGGCATTCTGATGCTATTTATCGGCCTTTCGCTGATCGGCAAGATCAAGTTTCTCAACTCCATCGAATCCTCCATCGCCCAGAGCTCCTGGTTCGGGAAGCTTTTTCGGATGGTGATCCACTCCAAATCGCTGCCCAGCTTCTATTTCATGGGGATGCTCAACGGATTCATCCCCTGCGGGCTGGTCTACTTCTTCGCCACCGCCGCCATCGTCGCCGGGTCGGCTCTCAAAGGGGCCATCGTCATGGGGGTTTTCGGTATCGCGACGATTCCGGCGATGATGGGAGTAGGCATCTTCTCCTCCCTCATCAAGGGGTCGGCCAACCGACAGCTCGTCATCAAGATCGCCGCCGTGGTGGTGATGCTGTTTGGGCTTTTCACCAGCTATAAAGGGTATATGATGATCGTCAAACCCCAACTGGTTCACAAAAAGATGCAGAAGATGCACGAAGAGCTGAAGATTCTACCCGAAGTCAACGTCTCCGCTCAGGAGGCGAAGTAG
- a CDS encoding methyltransferase domain-containing protein, which translates to MNGEKVYRQEDSKVEVAGFEARYYDTLMNIITFGWYPKFIDKAIADIGLKPGEKVLDFGAGTGRNALLMEKHIGEGGKITALEIGPEMKAQFAEKTAPYPNIELVDRRIDEPLPYENEYDVVFISFVLHGFVQKKRDVIIQNAYRALKPGGRFAILDYNNFDVDKAPWYIRFAIRKVECPLAEDFIDRDTKKMLEPYGFGDFEETLYFRNYLRLLKAFKIQ; encoded by the coding sequence GTGAACGGGGAAAAAGTTTACAGGCAGGAAGATTCCAAGGTCGAAGTGGCGGGTTTCGAGGCCCGTTACTACGATACGTTGATGAACATCATCACCTTCGGGTGGTACCCGAAGTTCATCGACAAGGCGATCGCCGATATCGGACTCAAACCCGGTGAAAAGGTGCTCGATTTCGGTGCCGGTACGGGCCGCAACGCCCTTTTGATGGAGAAGCACATCGGCGAGGGCGGAAAGATCACGGCGCTGGAGATCGGGCCTGAGATGAAAGCGCAGTTTGCCGAAAAAACGGCGCCCTACCCCAACATCGAACTCGTCGACCGCCGCATCGACGAGCCACTCCCCTACGAAAACGAATACGACGTCGTCTTCATCTCCTTCGTATTGCACGGTTTCGTGCAAAAAAAGCGCGACGTCATCATCCAAAACGCCTACAGGGCCCTCAAACCGGGCGGACGGTTCGCCATACTCGACTACAACAACTTCGATGTGGACAAAGCGCCGTGGTATATCAGGTTCGCCATCCGAAAAGTGGAGTGCCCGCTGGCGGAAGATTTCATCGATCGCGATACGAAAAAGATGCTTGAACCTTACGGTTTCGGAGATTTCGAAGAGACCCTCTATTTCAGGAACTATCTCCGACTTCTCAAAGCTTTCAAAATCCAGTGA
- a CDS encoding HIT domain-containing protein gives MMDYLYAPWRTAYITNEEKIEGCVFCHISAHPELDDKHHVLYRDESCFVVMNRYPYTPGHFMIIPHTHTDALETLDSAVWLRISALAQRGVAMLKEGFGAEGVNLGMNLGAAAGAGIAEHIHLHLVPRFPRDTNFITTIGHARVYSTDFQRVYEKLKAMVPGYFAL, from the coding sequence ATGATGGATTATCTCTACGCCCCCTGGCGCACCGCCTACATCACCAACGAAGAGAAGATCGAGGGGTGTGTCTTCTGCCATATCAGCGCCCACCCCGAACTGGACGACAAACACCATGTGCTCTACCGCGACGAAAGCTGCTTTGTTGTCATGAACCGCTACCCCTACACCCCGGGCCACTTCATGATCATCCCCCATACCCATACCGACGCCCTCGAAACCCTCGACAGCGCTGTCTGGCTGCGCATCAGCGCCCTGGCGCAGCGGGGGGTCGCCATGCTCAAAGAGGGCTTCGGCGCCGAAGGGGTCAACCTGGGTATGAACCTGGGCGCTGCCGCGGGAGCCGGAATCGCCGAGCATATCCACCTTCATCTCGTGCCCCGCTTCCCCCGTGACACCAACTTCATCACGACCATCGGCCACGCCCGGGTCTACAGCACTGATTTTCAGAGAGTCTACGAAAAGCTCAAGGCGATGGTGCCCGGCTATTTTGCGCTGTAA
- a CDS encoding permease, whose product MKFKGVKFLVAVSLLYAVVAALHHEKSIEALEKSGMVLAKIGPILLIVVFVTAVINYFFDPKDVAAHLGEKSGLKGWLIALAAGIASHGPMYAWYPMIEDLKRHGMRDGLVATFFYARAVKVPLLPIMIDYFGLAFTLIITLYTLIAALVQGWLIDRMES is encoded by the coding sequence ATGAAATTCAAAGGCGTCAAATTTCTGGTCGCGGTATCGCTTCTGTATGCCGTGGTTGCGGCACTCCATCACGAAAAATCTATCGAAGCGCTAGAAAAAAGCGGCATGGTTCTGGCGAAAATCGGGCCGATTCTGCTGATCGTGGTTTTTGTGACGGCGGTGATCAATTACTTCTTCGATCCGAAGGATGTGGCGGCACATCTGGGGGAAAAGAGCGGGCTGAAGGGGTGGCTCATCGCTCTGGCCGCGGGCATCGCAAGCCACGGGCCCATGTACGCCTGGTACCCGATGATCGAAGATCTGAAAAGGCACGGCATGCGTGACGGCCTCGTGGCGACATTCTTTTACGCGCGGGCGGTGAAAGTGCCGCTGCTGCCGATCATGATCGACTATTTCGGGCTCGCTTTTACACTCATCATCACACTATATACCCTGATCGCCGCACTGGTTCAGGGGTGGCTGATCGATCGGATGGAAAGTTGA
- a CDS encoding DUF3365 domain-containing protein — MKLLKTTIVAFAASAMLFAAQGEHHAKKEKKKGEIATVVETGNAASRLLLKTLGGNLKKHMKKGGPAEAFGFCSTHAADLTAEVDNRLGKRVSIKRVTLKPRNPANEAAGDEKAVLEALETLDKNHVRLPRHLIEKTPGGYKYYKPLVINKKVCLKCHGTHIDPALKAKIDKTYPTDKATGYKMGDLRGAVVVTIKQ, encoded by the coding sequence ATGAAACTGTTGAAAACGACCATCGTCGCGTTTGCGGCTTCCGCGATGCTCTTTGCGGCGCAGGGAGAGCATCATGCAAAAAAAGAGAAGAAAAAAGGTGAAATCGCCACAGTCGTGGAAACGGGTAACGCCGCGTCACGGCTGCTGCTCAAAACGCTCGGGGGCAATCTCAAAAAGCATATGAAGAAGGGCGGCCCTGCCGAGGCATTTGGCTTTTGTTCCACCCATGCGGCCGACCTGACGGCGGAAGTCGACAACCGGCTTGGCAAGCGTGTGAGCATCAAGCGGGTGACGCTCAAGCCCCGCAACCCGGCGAACGAAGCCGCCGGAGACGAAAAGGCGGTTCTCGAAGCGCTGGAGACGCTCGACAAAAACCATGTCCGCCTTCCCAGGCATCTGATAGAAAAGACGCCGGGGGGGTACAAATACTACAAACCGCTGGTCATCAACAAAAAGGTGTGCCTCAAGTGCCACGGAACCCACATCGACCCCGCGCTCAAGGCGAAGATCGACAAAACCTACCCGACCGACAAGGCGACGGGTTACAAAATGGGTGACCTGCGGGGCGCCGTCGTCGTCACGATCAAACAGTGA
- the trxA gene encoding thioredoxin translates to MALENLTKENFNDKVSSSDIVILDFWAPWCGPCKQFGPIFEKVSQENPDILFGKVNTEEERELAAHFNIQSIPTVAIMREGIILFMQPGLIPEEGLKDLIKQVRELDMEKVREEVKKQQEAEQQG, encoded by the coding sequence ATGGCTCTCGAAAATCTCACCAAAGAGAACTTCAACGACAAGGTTTCCTCCAGCGATATCGTCATTCTCGACTTCTGGGCTCCCTGGTGCGGGCCCTGCAAGCAGTTCGGTCCCATCTTCGAAAAGGTTTCCCAGGAGAATCCCGATATTCTTTTCGGCAAGGTCAACACCGAAGAGGAGCGCGAGCTTGCGGCGCATTTCAATATCCAGTCCATTCCCACTGTCGCCATCATGCGCGAAGGGATTATCCTCTTCATGCAGCCGGGCCTCATTCCCGAAGAGGGGCTGAAAGACCTGATCAAGCAGGTCAGGGAACTCGACATGGAAAAAGTCCGCGAAGAGGTCAAAAAACAGCAGGAAGCCGAGCAACAGGGCTGA
- the hrpB gene encoding ATP-dependent helicase HrpB — translation MNSTLPIHSVLPELQEALSSHRRVVLQAAPGAGKTTVVPLALMEAPWLKGRKIVMLEPRRLAARAAAMRMAQTLGEKVGRRVGYRMRGETKVSGDTRVEVVTEGVLTQILLNDPALEGVGLLIFDEFHERSIHADLSLALSLESQEILREDLKILLMSATLQTGPVAELLKEGEAPVPVIACEGRSHPVRYRYLDIRTPPPAPRDIAAASVGKTVEALQEEAGDILVFLPGAKEIREAERLLRQKTGDDRLLIAPLYGTLDARAQRLAVEPATDGRRKVVLATNIAETSLTIEGVRVVVDSGWERSVFYDAASGMNRYETLPISRNSATQRAGRAGREAPGLCLRLWHENRVLREYATPEILRSDLAPLMMNLAAWGARPETLRWIDPPPKHAVEEADALLKRLGMVDEKGNLTGHGKEAMRLRHHPRIAHMLLKAKPMGLGVEAALLAVLLEERPPLPRESDIGLLLETFEHSLHERSFSRYRKSVGKVLKTLDIEKYELIDARKAGLLVALAYPERVAKWRGEGSRYLTVSGKGLHLASSDSLERSPWLAVAEAGGSGKEGSIHTAAPLEEADLFELFEESLQTRDDYRWSREKERVEARRVTKLGAVVLRSEPVANPDSGRIAEALLPVIEKRGLQLLPWEKRSLSLRNRLRFARCHLGDTFVDVGDETLLRTLKEWLLPYMEGVAGMKELQGLDMYAVLRQMAGWEAMRRLERVAPERIEVPSGSKIAVDYSDPEAPVLAVRLQEIFGWRESPTLMEGRVPLTLHLLSPANRPLAVTRNLETFWQNAYPDIRKEMRGRYPKHYWPEDPLQARATRKTKKEMERKP, via the coding sequence ATGAATTCCACTCTTCCCATCCATTCCGTTTTACCTGAGCTTCAAGAGGCGCTCTCTTCCCACCGCCGTGTCGTTTTGCAGGCGGCGCCGGGGGCGGGGAAGACAACGGTGGTTCCCCTTGCGCTGATGGAGGCGCCGTGGCTAAAGGGGCGAAAAATCGTCATGCTCGAACCCCGGCGGCTGGCGGCCCGGGCGGCGGCGATGCGTATGGCGCAAACCCTGGGGGAGAAGGTGGGCCGCAGGGTGGGGTACCGGATGCGGGGGGAGACAAAAGTCTCCGGCGACACCCGCGTCGAGGTGGTGACCGAAGGGGTTTTGACGCAGATACTCCTGAACGATCCGGCGCTGGAAGGGGTGGGGCTGCTCATCTTCGACGAGTTTCACGAACGCTCCATCCATGCCGACCTCTCCCTGGCCCTTTCTCTGGAATCCCAGGAGATTTTGCGCGAAGATTTGAAAATCCTACTCATGTCGGCGACGCTGCAGACCGGTCCCGTCGCCGAGCTTTTAAAAGAGGGGGAGGCCCCCGTTCCCGTCATCGCCTGTGAGGGGCGAAGCCACCCGGTGAGATACCGCTATCTCGACATACGGACCCCGCCGCCCGCACCCCGCGACATCGCCGCGGCATCGGTGGGAAAAACGGTGGAAGCGCTTCAAGAAGAGGCGGGGGACATTCTGGTTTTTCTCCCAGGCGCCAAAGAGATCAGGGAAGCCGAAAGGCTGCTGCGCCAAAAAACCGGCGACGACCGGCTGCTCATCGCGCCGCTTTACGGAACGCTGGATGCCCGGGCCCAGCGGTTGGCCGTCGAACCCGCGACGGACGGCAGGCGAAAGGTGGTGCTGGCGACCAACATCGCCGAAACAAGCCTGACGATCGAAGGTGTGCGGGTCGTCGTCGATTCGGGATGGGAGCGCTCCGTCTTTTACGATGCGGCTTCGGGCATGAACCGCTACGAGACCCTCCCCATCAGCCGCAACTCCGCCACCCAGCGGGCGGGCAGGGCGGGGCGGGAGGCCCCCGGCCTCTGCCTTAGGCTCTGGCATGAAAACAGGGTACTCAGGGAGTACGCGACGCCAGAAATTTTGCGAAGCGACCTGGCACCTCTGATGATGAACCTGGCCGCATGGGGCGCGAGACCGGAAACACTGCGGTGGATCGACCCGCCGCCAAAACACGCCGTGGAGGAGGCCGACGCCCTTTTAAAGCGTCTCGGCATGGTCGACGAAAAAGGGAACCTGACCGGCCACGGCAAAGAGGCGATGCGCCTGAGGCACCATCCCCGCATCGCCCACATGCTTCTGAAAGCCAAACCGATGGGCCTCGGGGTCGAAGCGGCCCTGCTCGCGGTGCTACTGGAAGAGCGCCCCCCTCTGCCCAGGGAGAGCGACATCGGCCTACTTCTTGAAACGTTTGAACACTCCCTGCATGAAAGATCCTTCTCGCGGTACAGAAAATCGGTGGGAAAGGTGCTGAAAACGCTTGATATTGAAAAATATGAGCTCATAGATGCGCGAAAAGCGGGGCTTCTCGTCGCGCTCGCCTACCCGGAGCGCGTCGCGAAGTGGCGGGGGGAGGGCAGCCGCTACCTCACCGTCTCTGGCAAGGGGTTGCACCTTGCTTCCTCCGATTCGCTGGAGCGCTCGCCCTGGCTGGCGGTGGCCGAAGCGGGCGGGTCGGGAAAGGAGGGGAGTATCCATACCGCCGCGCCGCTGGAGGAGGCGGACCTTTTCGAACTCTTTGAAGAGAGCCTGCAAACCCGTGACGACTACCGCTGGAGCAGGGAGAAAGAGCGGGTGGAAGCGCGGCGGGTGACGAAGCTGGGGGCGGTTGTCCTGCGAAGCGAACCGGTCGCAAACCCTGATAGCGGGCGAATCGCCGAAGCGCTCCTACCGGTGATCGAGAAGCGGGGGTTGCAACTGCTTCCCTGGGAGAAACGCAGCCTCTCGTTGCGCAACCGTCTACGCTTCGCCCGTTGCCACCTGGGTGACACCTTTGTCGACGTGGGCGACGAAACACTGCTTAGGACGCTGAAAGAGTGGCTCCTGCCCTACATGGAGGGGGTGGCCGGCATGAAAGAGCTTCAGGGACTCGATATGTATGCCGTTTTGCGACAGATGGCGGGCTGGGAGGCGATGCGGCGCCTGGAACGCGTGGCACCGGAGCGCATCGAAGTGCCGAGCGGCTCGAAGATCGCCGTCGATTACAGCGATCCCGAAGCCCCCGTCCTTGCGGTACGGCTGCAGGAGATCTTCGGCTGGCGTGAAAGCCCCACACTCATGGAGGGAAGGGTACCCCTGACCCTGCACCTCCTCTCGCCCGCCAACCGGCCCCTCGCCGTGACCCGGAACCTCGAAACCTTCTGGCAAAACGCCTACCCCGACATCCGTAAAGAGATGCGGGGCCGCTACCCCAAACACTACTGGCCCGAAGACCCGCTCCAGGCCCGGGCGACGCGCAAGACGAAAAAAGAGATGGAGAGGAAACCTTAA
- a CDS encoding inositol monophosphatase family protein, producing MLKRLLPAVREAGRLFEEGFHAAKTVRHKGTVDLVTQYDVAVEKLLKERIAETLPGFTVVGEEEDDESMRPDRAVYIDPIDGTTNFVHKIPYCAISVGVWKHGEPVAAVVYNPILNELFTAEKGGGAFCNGRPVHVSDQSGLQQSLLATGFPYTKVEMGRDYRWVLESLANLLPHTQDIRRLGAASVDLCYVANGIFDGFYECNLKPWDVAAGILLVREAGGRVSDHKGGDYRLGDPVIVATNGKNHDAIIEKLADYKEV from the coding sequence GTGTTGAAACGACTTCTACCGGCGGTACGCGAAGCGGGAAGGCTCTTCGAAGAGGGGTTCCATGCCGCCAAAACGGTCCGTCACAAAGGGACGGTGGACCTGGTGACCCAATATGACGTGGCCGTGGAGAAGCTTCTGAAAGAGCGCATCGCGGAGACCCTGCCCGGCTTCACCGTCGTCGGCGAAGAGGAGGATGACGAATCGATGCGCCCCGACAGGGCGGTCTACATCGACCCCATCGACGGGACGACCAACTTCGTCCACAAAATCCCCTACTGCGCCATCTCCGTCGGGGTATGGAAACATGGCGAGCCCGTCGCCGCGGTGGTCTACAACCCGATTCTCAACGAACTCTTCACCGCCGAAAAAGGGGGCGGTGCCTTCTGCAACGGCCGACCCGTCCATGTCTCCGACCAGAGCGGGTTGCAGCAGTCGCTTTTGGCCACCGGTTTTCCTTACACCAAAGTGGAGATGGGCCGCGACTACCGCTGGGTCCTCGAAAGCCTCGCCAATCTGCTTCCCCATACCCAGGACATCCGCCGCCTGGGGGCCGCCTCGGTGGACCTGTGTTATGTGGCCAACGGCATTTTCGACGGTTTTTACGAATGCAACCTCAAACCCTGGGACGTGGCGGCGGGCATACTGCTGGTGCGTGAGGCGGGCGGCAGGGTCAGCGACCACAAAGGGGGCGATTACCGCCTGGGTGACCCGGTCATCGTGGCGACCAACGGCAAAAACCACGACGCCATTATCGAGAAACTGGCCGACTACAAGGAGGTGTGA